In Leishmania panamensis strain MHOM/PA/94/PSC-1 chromosome 13 sequence, the genomic stretch CCATGGTTGCGCATGTCCAGCGCGATCGCACGACGGAGTTTGTCGCGGAGAGCGGGGTGCTCGACAAGGTGGTGCAAGGCGGTTGCCCAGTTGCCGGAATTGCCGAGGAGGCCGTGGGCTACGTACAGCTGGCTCGCCGCCGTAGGACACACCGTCTTGGCGCTGAACACCTTCTTCGCCAAATTCACCGGGCGCACCGTGGCACCACGTTGTTGCATGCTGGAGGAATTGGTAAAGATGAGTACGGCCTTTCCTTtgccagtgtgtgtgtgttgggtgGGAGGGGTCGAAGTCTAGGCCGATGAAATGCTCTTGCGTGGTGGTTTGTTGGCTTATTTGTAAAGTGCGCATATGGGCGTGCGCGCAGACCccaggaggagaggaggggagggggaggtgggaaGGGCACTCGGGTTGAGCTTCAGTAGGACAAGCATGtgagcagaggcgcagagggcAATtcaggaagagaaagcggggggaggagggatgaTGTCTTCTCTTGCCGCCCCCCTACCGCTCCTTCGCGTCTCTGTTGATGTACACTTTGAGGGTGGCTGATGACCACACAAGAGTGATCCCTAAGTGGCCCGTACGCCTCAGCATGCACGGCGGGCACCCCTACACGCAAGCGCACGAGCACAttagaggaggagacgctggaGAGAGACTCATGTGAATACCCTGCGAAGATCAACGAGGCAACGTACAccggcacacccacacccacacacccatatACAGGAGGAGACAGAGCTAGCCAGCAATGCCCAGAGGGTtagaaagagaaggaaagaggcggagagaagtGCAGCAACGAGAACAGGGTGCGCACAACCCCTCCCGctcccctacacacacgcacccacatgCAGGGGTCTGCAGTCATCCACTACCTACCCGCCCAAACACCATCGcatgtgctcctcctcgtatacttccctccccctccatcaCAGCTCAAACCGTTCTGACGCGGTCTTGCCGCCGAATAGGTTGGCGCGCAGATTGCGGAAGTTAAAGTCATCACTCGGCGACCGATCTGCCTTGGCAAAGTAGTATGGATCCTCTTCCCACCGCTCGTAGCGTCGAGCATCGTTGTAACCCACGTCATACGCCTCGAGCAGTTCCGCCTTGCGCACGTCGCCACCTATCAGTGGAGCGAAGGCCAAGAGTACCTGCTTCGGAAAGGAAAAGTGTGTGTTGCCTATGTACCCGTGGCGGCCAAACATGATGTTGTGCCGTGCTTGGTTCCTGTTGTAGCGGTACCCAGCGTAGCTGTGTATGTAAACATGCCGGCAATACTGGTCGAGCTCGCTGCTGAGTGACATCATCGTGCCACGCAGTACGTTGTCCGCCCCCCGGAACACGCACGGCTTCTGTGTGTTTGGCGCGGTCGCCGCGATGATGTTCTGCGCGAGGTCATCGAAGTCAGTCCACTCCGCAATGTGGTGACCAAAGTAGACGTTCTCCTTTGCTTGTGTCATGTACCCCGGATCCTTGTTTGAGAAGCCGATCGTCAAGGCGAGGCGGCCCTTCACCAAGTCCACGGCGTTCCTCGGCAGAAGTTGATTGATGCCGGCCGCGATCGTCTTGATCCGCTTCTCCTCGTCCGTTACAACAAATCGGTTGTTCACGATGAAGTCGCGGATGTGCTCGAGGTTGACGGCACGCGGCCCACacgccagcgccactgccggcAATACCCCAGACCCCGCGCCTAGCAGGAAGCTGCTGGCCAGGAgctccttcttctcttgctgcagGTAAAGTGCTACGCCCAGGGCGTATGTGACGAGgaaaccgccgccgccgaagcTAAAGACTGCCTTCGGCACCGGTTTGCCCACCTCCAGCAACTGCGGGGTCTTCGCCCGCACCTTCGTTGCCCACTCTCGTGGATTGGTGGGCGGCattttgttttgtttgccTTCCTTCtactggaggtggtggtggtggtgctggtgctggtgttggtgggggggggagggcaggggaAGTAGCGTGGCGCCCGTAGGCCTGAACCTCGTCTTCGCAGTCCAGATGCGTATGCAGTGCTCCTAAGAGAAAGtcgtggaagagaggaggggggaggggaggtggagtTGCTGGCAGATCAAGTGGGGGGAAGGTAGCTGTATACACCAAGAGAGCAAGTAGAGACCACACTCACGGTCGCTTGACCGCCACCTTCCCCCCATCACTTGTGCATCCCAGGTGCACGTGCACAGCGTTCACGCATACATGTTTGCACGCAGAGTATGCTTGCCCACctagaaggagagggagagagaaagagatgggAGGCAGGGGACGGGTCATCCGGTGATGTACGTCTTCTTGGCGTTCTTGCTTGCTGAGGAGaactttttgtgtgtttcgtTTGCTCTTCGCATTATTGTATAGGAAATTGCGGAGAAGAATGGCGCGCTCGCGTGTCGAAGGCCCTGCGCGGCTGTACCGCTATTACAATGCCGAGAAGTGCCGTGCACCGgcgtgtgagcgtgtgtgcatgaCACTCGCCaacgagagcgagaagaaagagagaaaaaagcgatcgccgcccacccacccacccaccctcaccccttcccttcccttcgcCCTGTACCCACACCAGTGACACCACGGGGgcgaagggaagggggggggggtgagggtgggtgggtgagtgggcgAGCCATGGTGAAAGGATtgagggaaagaggtggggagTAAAAAGGGATAGgccccctctctgccgcctgcactcccccctttcAACTCACCACCCACGGTTCTCCCTCATCCCTCTTGCATTTCCTATTCTGCGTACATCAtcctcatcgtcatcgtGGTCGTCACCATCACCCCGTCACGGTGTCCACAAACTCGTAGTAGTTCACTCGACCCGTATTGTTTGGGTCAATGGCGGCCATGAGGCGATCAatctcctccttctcgaGCTTCTGTGACCCATACGTTGCCAGGGCGTGGGCCAGCACACCTGCTGATACGAATCCCTCCGGCATGTCAGGGGATTCGAAGAGCTGGAAGGCGTTACGAAGCTGCTTGGCGGTGTAGTCGGACTGCATGCGGCGCGCCATCATGGCGGCAAACTGTGGAAAAGTCAccgtgcgcgccgctgcggcgacggctgccTCGTCAGAAGGGAAGGAGCCGGGCTTGCCATGTCTTCCTGCCACCCTGGCGGTCGCCCTGATCTCGttgctggaggtgctcgcgacgctgccgtcatGAGTCACGGCGGCAGCTATGGGGgagggctgcagcggcaaagacgacgctgaggagggagagctgGCACTCGCGTTGGTGGTGGACGGCAGACTGCATGTCTCCTCAAAAACTTCTTCTAGCTCCTGTTCACTTGGCTTCAGATGCAGGGTTATCATGAGCTTGCGCAGTTCCTGGAGTGAGATGACGCCGGAGTGGTCGGAGTCGACGAGGTCAAAAATTTCCTTCAACTCCTTCAGCTCGCTTTCAGAGAGGCTCTCCATTTGGTGTGTGTTTCTGTACGTCTCGGTGTAGACGGAAaggcagaaaaggggggattCCCAACGAGAATTCCAAGAGGAGCGGTTGCTTGCTTCTGCAGTTGAGAGCAAACACCCGctgggaaaagagggggagggaggacaaTGCTAGGAGAGCAtgcaggcggcggtggtggcgggggggCAGGGAcgaagggtgggggtggggtaaAAATAGAGGC encodes the following:
- a CDS encoding hypothetical protein (TriTrypDB/GeneDB-style sysID: LpmP.13.1030), which codes for MPPTNPREWATKVRAKTPQLLEVGKPVPKAVFSFGGGGFLVTYALGVALYLQQEKKELLASSFLLGAGSGVLPAVALACGPRAVNLEHIRDFIVNNRFVVTDEEKRIKTIAAGINQLLPRNAVDLVKGRLALTIGFSNKDPGYMTQAKENVYFGHHIAEWTDFDDLAQNIIAATAPNTQKPCVFRGADNVLRGTMMSLSSELDQYCRHVYIHSYAGYRYNRNQARHNIMFGRHGYIGNTHFSFPKQVLLAFAPLIGGDVRKAELLEAYDVGYNDARRYERWEEDPYYFAKADRSPSDDFNFRNLRANLFGGKTASERFEL
- a CDS encoding calmodulin, putative (TriTrypDB/GeneDB-style sysID: LpmP.13.1040); this encodes MESLSESELKELKEIFDLVDSDHSGVISLQELRKLMITLHLKPSEQELEEVFEETCSLPSTTNASASSPSSASSLPLQPSPIAAAVTHDGSVASTSSNEIRATARVAGRHGKPGSFPSDEAAVAAAARTVTFPQFAAMMARRMQSDYTAKQLRNAFQLFESPDMPEGFVSAGVLAHALATYGSQKLEKEEIDRLMAAIDPNNTGRVNYYEFVDTVTG